The uncultured Eubacteriales bacterium region CGGGCAGACCGCCCGCGCCGGGCTCGGGGTTGGCGTGGACAAAGGCAGCGTAGTCCCGCACCTCTAAGTAGACCGTCAGCTCCGGGTTGTGGACGTCCACCTTCAGGTGGGGGAAGAGATCGTGGAGCTCGCCGCCCACATATTGGGCAAGTTCAATGGAGGTCATGGGAAAGCTCTTGTCCGCCCGGCGGGCCTCTACCTTGAAGGTCTTGGCGGCGGCGAGCTGGCCGGCGAGATAGGTCTTCGCAACATCCAGCATCACGTCCTCATCCTTTTCACAGGCACGGGCCAGGGAGAGTCCTACCACGCCGAAAACCTGCTTCATGGCCTCGTAGGCGCCCGGCACGTCGCAGTCGTCGTTCTTGGGCTCCACGTACATGGTGGACTGCTTGGTGTATACCTTGAAGTCGCCATATGCGCGCAGCCGCCGCCTGGCGTTGGCGATCAGCTTGTCCTCAAAGCTGCGGCGGTTGAGGCCCTTGAGGACCAGCTCGCCCAGCTTTAATAAAATCATTTCGTTCAAAATAGGTAACTCCTTATTCTCTCCTTAATTCTGCCGCCGGGCGAGCTCTTTGATGACTGCCTTGGCAATGAGCTCCTGTCCCTCGGGGCTTTTCAGAGTCTCCAGGACGATGGAGCGCAGGAGGTCCTGGGTCTGCTTACCGGCCAGGAGGGTGTCCCAGACGGTGGGCTGGTCGTCCTTGGGTGCGTCATAGACCTTAGCCGGCCTGGACTTGCGGGCCGGGGCGGGGTCGGGCTCATCGTCGGCGACGGCGGCGTCCATCCAGGTCTCCTGCCGGGTGCGGTCGTTGCTCTCACCCCGGAGATAGAAGAGGGACACGCCGAAGTAGGCCGCCATTTTCTCCTGCTGCTCCTTAGTGGGGGTTGCGCGGCCTGTCTCGAACTTATCAAAGGAGCCCTTAGGGAAACCCAAGGCTGCGGCCAGAGCGGGGCGGCTCAGGTTCGATTCGGTACGGAGGGTTTCGATACGCTGCGCGAGTGTGATCATGGTCGCTCTCCTTTTCATCAACGCTTGAAATACTCGCTGGCGCGGTACTGGATAGCCTCGGCCAGGTGGGAGGGGCCAATATGGTCGGCAGCATCCAGGTCGGCGATGGTGCGGGCCACCCGGAGGATGCGGTCATAGCTCCGGGCGGTGAGGCCCATGCGCTCGTAGGCCCCTTTCATGATGGTCTGGCATTTCTCATCCAGGGCGCAGTATTTCTGGAGCTCGGCGGGGCCCATATGAGCGTTACAGTCCACGCCGCTGCTTCCAAAACGGACGGTCTGGATTGCCCGGGCGGCATCCACCCGCTTTTTAATCTCGGCGGAGGACTCCCCGGCACTCTTCTGGGACAGCTCGTCATACTCCAGAGGCGGCACCTCGGTGTAGAGATCAATGCGGTCCAGCAGCGGGCCGGAGAGCTTGCCCAGATACTTTTCCACGTCCTGGGGCGCGCAGCGGCAACGGCCCGAGGGGTGCCCATACCAGCCGCATTTACAGGGGTTCATGGCGCAGACCAGCATAAACCGGGCGGGAAAGACCTCGCTGCCCGTAGCCCGGGTAATCTGGACCTTGCCCTCCTCCATAGGCTGGCGCAGGACCTCCAGCACGTCCTTATGAAACTCGGGCAGCTCGTCCAGGAAGAGGACGCCGTGGTGGGCCAACGAAATCTCGCCGGGGCGGGGGAGGGGCGCGCCGCCCCCCGCCATGCCCATGGCGGAGATGGTGTGATGGGGAGCGCGGAAGGGCCGCTGATTGAGGAGGGGCTGCTCTTTTGTGGTAAGCCCCATGACCGAGTGGATGGCGGTAGCCTCCAGTGCCTCCCGATCGGATAGGTCGGGGAGAATGGAGGGAATACGCCGGGCCAGCATACTCTTGCCCGATCCGGGGGGGCCTACCATCGCCACGTTATGCCCCCCGGCGGCTGCTATCTCCAGAGCACGCTTGACCCCCTCCTGGCCCTTGACCTCTGAAAAATCGGGGCAGGAAGCGCCCCCCACGAGGGGCCGCCAGCGCTCGGCGGGGGAGATGCGTTCCTCCCCCCGGAAATGTTTCACGAGCTGCTCCACCGTCCCTACACCGTAGACGGTGAGGCCCGCCGCCAAGGTGGCCTCGGCGGCGCTGTCGGCGGGGACGTAGAGGGTTTCGATCCCGGCGGCCCGGGCGGCCAGTGCCATAGGGAGCATCCCGGTAACTGGGCGCAGGGCCCCGGAGAGGGACAGCTCCCCCACGAAACCTGCGGTAGGATCCTTCAGCGGGAGCTGGCCCCCGGAGGCGAGGATGCCAACCAGTATGGGCAGGTCGTACATTGTGCCGCCCTTCTTCCGGTCGGCGGGGGCTAAATTTACGGTGATACGGGAGACCGGGAAGGTAAAACCGCAGTTCTTGATGGCGGCACGAACCCGATCCCGGGCCTCCTTCACCGCCGTATCCCCCAGGCCCACAATGTCGAAATTGGGGAGGCCGCCGGACAGGTCGCACTCGGCCAGGACTTCGTACCCCACCACGCCGTGGAGGCCGAGGGAGCGAATTTTCGTGACCAAGGCGGGCCCACCTCCCAGTATTTTTTAAGGCAACAATCGTATTATATGCTATCCCGCGTCCCATTTCAATGCGAAAAGCCCCTAAAATTTAGACTCGGCTCTTACATTGTTTCAAAACAGTTGAGGAAAGATATGTTTTCATGATACTTTTGCGGAAGATTCGATTTACAAAAGTGTCGATTGGTGATAGAATATTCCCTGTCAAGAGATAAGGCAACCGTTGATGGGTTCCGGCAAGCAGGGTTTACCGGGAGCCATCAGCGGTTGCACGCACACAAACAAGGAGGAATCGTTCAACATGGCGAGAAAACTCAAGACCATGGACGGCAACACCGCGGCGGCACACGTATCGTATGCCTTTACCGAGGTGGCAGGTATCTACCCGATCACTCCGTCCAGCCCCATGGCGGACAGCGTCGACCAGTGGGCCGCCGCCGGCCGCAAGAACATTTTTGGTGAGACTGTCCGAGTGATCGAGATGCAGTCCGAGGCCGGCGCCGCCGGTACCGTACACGGCTCCCTGAACGCGGGTGCGCTGACCACTACCTACACCGCCTCTCAGGGCCTGCTGCTGATGATCCCCAACATGTACAAGATCGCCGGTGAGCTGCTGCCCTGCGTGTTCCACGTCTCGGCCCGTACCGTCGCCACCCAGGCACTGAACATCTTCGGTGACCACTCCGACGTTATGGCCTGCCGTCAGACCGGTTTTGCCATGCTGGCCGAGACCAACCCCCAGGAGGTCATGGACCTGGCTGCTGTGGCGCACCTTGCAACGCTGAAGAGCCGCGTGCCCTTCATCAACTTCTTCGACGGTTTCCGCACCAGCCACGAGATCCAGAAGGTCCAGGTCTGGGACTACGAGGACCTGAAGGAACTGGTCGATATGAAGGACGTCGACGACTTCCGCAAGCGCTCCCTCAACCCCGAGCGCCCCGTCATGCGCGGCAGCCATGAAAACGGCGATATCTTCTTCCAGCACCGCGAGGCCAGCAACAAGTACTACGACGCGGTTCCCGCCATCGTCGAGGACTATATGGGCAAGGTCAACGCCAAGCTGGGCACCGACTATCAGCTCTTCAACTACTATGGCGCACCCGACGCCGACCGCGTCATCATCGCCATGGGCTCCATTAACGACGTGACCGAGGAGGTCATCGACTATCTCAATGCCAAGGGTGAAAAGGTCGGCCTCGTGAAGGTCCGCCTGTACCGTCCCTTTGTGCCCGAGAAACTGCTTGCCGCCATTCCCGCCACCGCCAAGAAGATTGCCGTGCTCGACCGCACCAAGGAGCCCGGCGCCCAGGGCGACCCCCTGTATCTGGACGTGGTCACCGCGTTCGCTAACGCTGGCCGCCAGGCCACCATTACGGGCGGCCGGTACGGTCTGGGCTCCAAGGACACGCCTCCCTCCAGCGTCTTCGCCGTATATGAAGAGCTGCTGAAGGACGCGCCCAAGCGCCAGTTCACCATCGGCATCGTGGACGACGTCACCAACACTTCCCTGGAAGAGAAACCCTCTCCCAACACCGCCGCTGCGGGCACTATCGAGTGCAAGTTCTGGGGTCTGGGCGGCGACGGCACCGTCGGCGCCAACAAGAACTCTATTAAGATCATCGGCGACCACACCGACAAGAACGTACAGGCCTACTTCCAGTACGATTCCAAGAAGACCGGCGGCGTGACCATCAGCCATCTGCGCTTTGGCGACAAGCCCATCAAGAGCCCGTACTATATCAACAAGGCCGACTTCGTTGCCTGCCACGTGCCCGCTTATATCATCAAGGCCTTCCCCATGGTCCGTGACGTGAAGCCGGGCGGCATCTTCCTCATCAACTGTCAGTGGACCCCTGAGGAAGTTGACCACCATATGCCCGCCATTGCCAAGCGCTATATCGCCAAGAACAATATTCAGGTCTACACCATCAACGCCATCGACCTGGCCATTGAGATCGGCATGGGTAAGCGCACCAACACCATTCTGCAGTCTGCCTTCTTTGCCCTGGCCAAGGTCATGCCCAGCGCGGACGCCATCAAGTTTATGAAGGACGCCGCCACCGCCTCCTACCTGAAGAAGGGCCAGGATGTGGTTGACATGAACCACAAGGCCATCGACCTGGGCGCCTCTGCCCTGAAGAAGTTCGATGTGCCCGCCTCCTGGGCGGACGCTGTCGATGCACCCGTTGTCTCCTCCCACACCGGCCGCGCCGCCACTGTGAAGATGGTCACCGAGATCCTCGATTCCGTGGGCAAGATGGACGGCGACAGCCTGCCCGTCTCCGCCTTTACCGCCCACGCCGACGGCACCTTCGAGCAGGGCGCCAGCGCCTATGAGAAACGCGGCGTGGCAGTCACCGTGCCCGAATGGGACATGGAGAAGTGCATCCAGTGCAACCAGTGCTCCTATGTCTGTCCTCACGCCACCATCCGTTCTTTCGCCCTCACCGACGAGGAGGCCAAGAACGCCCCCGAGGCCGCCAAGTACGTACCCGTAAAGGTGGGCGCGGGCAAGGACAAGTATCAGTTCGCCATCGCGATCTCCCCGCTGGACTGCATGGGCTGCGGTGTCTGCGCCAACACCTGCCCGGCTCCCGGCAAGGCCCTGACCATGGTGCCTCAGGAGAGCCAGGGCGTGCAGCAGGCCGTGTTCAACTATATGGTGAACAACACCTCCGAGAAGGCCGACATGGCCGACACCAAGACTGTCAAGGGCAGCCAGTTCAAGCAGCCCCTGCTTGAGTTCTCCGGCTCCTGCGCCGGCTGTGCCGAGACCGCCTATGCCCGCCTGGTCACCCAGGTCGTGGGCGACCGGATGTACGTCTCCAACGCCACCGGCTGCTCCTCCATCTGGGGCGGGCCTGCTGCCAGCAGCCCCTACACCGTCAACAAAGAGGGTAAGGGTCCCACCTGGGCCAACTCCCTCTTTGAGGATAACGCCGAACACGGCCTGGGTATGTATTTGGGCCAGAAGGCTGTCCGTGACCGCCTTGCTCAGCGCACCCGCGAGCTGATCATGGTGCCCTACGTGTGGCCTGAGCTGA contains the following coding sequences:
- a CDS encoding DNA-binding helix-turn-helix protein, whose protein sequence is MITLAQRIETLRTESNLSRPALAAALGFPKGSFDKFETGRATPTKEQQEKMAAYFGVSLFYLRGESNDRTRQETWMDAAVADDEPDPAPARKSRPAKVYDAPKDDQPTVWDTLLAGKQTQDLLRSIVLETLKSPEGQELIAKAVIKELARRQN
- a CDS encoding conserved hypothetical protein (Evidence 4 : Homologs of previously reported genes of unknown function) codes for the protein MVTKIRSLGLHGVVGYEVLAECDLSGGLPNFDIVGLGDTAVKEARDRVRAAIKNCGFTFPVSRITVNLAPADRKKGGTMYDLPILVGILASGGQLPLKDPTAGFVGELSLSGALRPVTGMLPMALAARAAGIETLYVPADSAAEATLAAGLTVYGVGTVEQLVKHFRGEERISPAERWRPLVGGASCPDFSEVKGQEGVKRALEIAAAGGHNVAMVGPPGSGKSMLARRIPSILPDLSDREALEATAIHSVMGLTTKEQPLLNQRPFRAPHHTISAMGMAGGGAPLPRPGEISLAHHGVLFLDELPEFHKDVLEVLRQPMEEGKVQITRATGSEVFPARFMLVCAMNPCKCGWYGHPSGRCRCAPQDVEKYLGKLSGPLLDRIDLYTEVPPLEYDELSQKSAGESSAEIKKRVDAARAIQTVRFGSSGVDCNAHMGPAELQKYCALDEKCQTIMKGAYERMGLTARSYDRILRVARTIADLDAADHIGPSHLAEAIQYRASEYFKR
- the nifJ gene encoding Pyruvate-flavodoxin oxidoreductase gives rise to the protein MARKLKTMDGNTAAAHVSYAFTEVAGIYPITPSSPMADSVDQWAAAGRKNIFGETVRVIEMQSEAGAAGTVHGSLNAGALTTTYTASQGLLLMIPNMYKIAGELLPCVFHVSARTVATQALNIFGDHSDVMACRQTGFAMLAETNPQEVMDLAAVAHLATLKSRVPFINFFDGFRTSHEIQKVQVWDYEDLKELVDMKDVDDFRKRSLNPERPVMRGSHENGDIFFQHREASNKYYDAVPAIVEDYMGKVNAKLGTDYQLFNYYGAPDADRVIIAMGSINDVTEEVIDYLNAKGEKVGLVKVRLYRPFVPEKLLAAIPATAKKIAVLDRTKEPGAQGDPLYLDVVTAFANAGRQATITGGRYGLGSKDTPPSSVFAVYEELLKDAPKRQFTIGIVDDVTNTSLEEKPSPNTAAAGTIECKFWGLGGDGTVGANKNSIKIIGDHTDKNVQAYFQYDSKKTGGVTISHLRFGDKPIKSPYYINKADFVACHVPAYIIKAFPMVRDVKPGGIFLINCQWTPEEVDHHMPAIAKRYIAKNNIQVYTINAIDLAIEIGMGKRTNTILQSAFFALAKVMPSADAIKFMKDAATASYLKKGQDVVDMNHKAIDLGASALKKFDVPASWADAVDAPVVSSHTGRAATVKMVTEILDSVGKMDGDSLPVSAFTAHADGTFEQGASAYEKRGVAVTVPEWDMEKCIQCNQCSYVCPHATIRSFALTDEEAKNAPEAAKYVPVKVGAGKDKYQFAIAISPLDCMGCGVCANTCPAPGKALTMVPQESQGVQQAVFNYMVNNTSEKADMADTKTVKGSQFKQPLLEFSGSCAGCAETAYARLVTQVVGDRMYVSNATGCSSIWGGPAASSPYTVNKEGKGPTWANSLFEDNAEHGLGMYLGQKAVRDRLAQRTRELIMVPYVWPELKAAAQEWLDTMNDGAANGEATKKYIAALKDGILGVDEGIAFMSSAAGKEALGDQCDEFLAHMKALKAEGKDHCDCEACTLASQILAEKEYLNKKSVWIFGGDGWAYDIGYGGLDHVLASGEDVNVFVFDTEVYSNTGGQASKASNLGQVAQFAAAGKAIGKKSLAEIVMQYGYVYVAQVAMGANQQQTLNAIREAEAYHGPSLIIGYAPCEMHSIKGGMTNCQNEIKKAVACGYWNMFRFNPMLKAEGKNPFTLDSKAPAGGYQEFLMNEARYSSLTRSFPERAETLFAQSEEAAKARYEHLVRLQELYK